One Bacillus sp. E(2018) DNA window includes the following coding sequences:
- a CDS encoding L,D-transpeptidase, producing MPYEIYISTVRKRLALVKDGKVIKRYPIGVGKMLTPTPTGTYTIINKAPNPGGPFGVMWMGLSRPHYGIHGTDTPSSIGKNVSKGCVRMQNNHVLELSQIVPIGTKVVIRA from the coding sequence ATGCCTTATGAGATCTATATTTCAACAGTAAGAAAAAGACTAGCCCTCGTAAAAGATGGGAAAGTAATCAAACGTTATCCGATCGGCGTAGGAAAAATGCTAACACCTACACCGACCGGAACCTATACCATAATCAATAAAGCACCAAATCCAGGTGGACCGTTCGGAGTCATGTGGATGGGACTCTCACGCCCACACTATGGCATACATGGCACAGATACACCATCATCCATCGGCAAAAACGTATCCAAAGGATGTGTGCGGATGCAAAATAATCATGTTTTGGAATTATCGCAGATCGTGCCTATTGGGACGAAGGTGGTTATTAGGGCATGA
- a CDS encoding DNA-3-methyladenine glycosylase I: protein MNRCKWSEESEMLQQYHDTEWGQYVEGDNELFECLTLELFQSGLSWKTILHKRENFRNAFSQFDIEKVMQFGEKEIDGLLNDAGIVRHRKKIEATIENAKRVHELVKKFGSFEAFLKQLPNETEEKQKVLKKTFKHVGLTTAESFLEATGRKPATHSEQCFMVAK, encoded by the coding sequence ATGAACCGATGCAAATGGAGTGAAGAAAGTGAGATGCTGCAACAGTATCATGATACCGAATGGGGTCAATATGTAGAAGGCGACAATGAGTTGTTCGAATGTTTAACACTAGAGCTATTTCAATCCGGTTTAAGCTGGAAGACGATTCTTCACAAAAGAGAAAACTTTAGAAATGCGTTTTCGCAGTTTGATATAGAAAAGGTCATGCAGTTTGGTGAAAAAGAGATTGATGGTTTACTAAATGATGCAGGGATTGTCAGACATAGAAAAAAGATTGAAGCGACGATTGAAAACGCAAAGAGAGTCCACGAACTAGTAAAGAAGTTTGGCAGCTTCGAAGCGTTTTTAAAACAACTGCCAAATGAAACAGAGGAAAAACAAAAAGTGTTGAAAAAAACATTTAAACACGTAGGATTAACAACGGCAGAGAGCTTTTTAGAAGCTACTGGCCGAAAACCAGCCACACATAGTGAACAATGCTTCATGGTAGCCAAATAG
- the lepB gene encoding signal peptidase I, translated as MIEQEKETKQKNEWVSWLKAIGFALVFVFITKAYFFAPYMVEGASMSPTLHDQEKLYVNKIVYAFSEPQKGDIVIIKGDDKRYVKRVIGLEGDIIQMKSDDLYVNNKKVKESYLQENKSEAKSLGVYLTEDFGPLKVPKGKVFVMGDNRLNSMDSRNGLGLIETKAIEGRSEVVIYPFSEMRATQ; from the coding sequence ATGATAGAACAAGAAAAAGAAACAAAGCAAAAAAACGAATGGGTAAGCTGGCTAAAGGCGATTGGCTTTGCTTTAGTCTTTGTATTCATCACAAAAGCCTATTTCTTTGCTCCATATATGGTAGAAGGTGCATCCATGTCACCTACTCTTCACGATCAAGAAAAGTTATATGTGAATAAGATCGTTTATGCGTTTTCTGAACCACAAAAAGGAGACATCGTCATCATTAAAGGTGACGATAAGCGATATGTAAAACGAGTGATAGGTTTAGAAGGGGACATTATTCAAATGAAGAGTGACGACCTCTATGTTAATAATAAAAAAGTGAAAGAATCGTATCTGCAAGAAAACAAATCGGAAGCGAAAAGCTTAGGTGTGTATTTAACAGAAGACTTCGGACCACTTAAAGTCCCTAAAGGAAAAGTTTTCGTAATGGGTGACAACCGTCTTAATAGTATGGACTCCCGAAACGGACTAGGTTTGATTGAAACGAAAGCCATTGAAGGTCGTTCAGAGGTCGTTATCTATCCGTTTTCAGAAATGCGTGCAACCCAATAA
- a CDS encoding VOC family protein — MTSPRGLHHIEINVKNLKETKVFYEWLLPELGFSLFQEWEKGFSYKMESLYLVFVQTENSYNDIPFHRKRPGLNHLAFWAKSRAQIEHLRVQLKKKNISFLYEDKFPFAGGENHYALFFEDPDRLKIEIVAPR; from the coding sequence ATGACATCACCACGAGGCTTGCATCATATCGAAATCAACGTAAAGAATCTAAAGGAAACAAAAGTTTTTTATGAATGGCTGCTGCCGGAGTTAGGCTTTTCTCTTTTTCAAGAATGGGAAAAAGGGTTTAGCTACAAAATGGAATCACTGTATCTTGTTTTTGTACAAACGGAGAATTCTTACAATGACATACCTTTTCACCGGAAGCGACCAGGACTTAATCACTTGGCCTTTTGGGCTAAATCACGTGCGCAAATAGAGCACCTTCGTGTACAATTGAAGAAGAAAAATATTTCCTTTTTGTATGAGGACAAGTTTCCTTTTGCAGGTGGAGAAAATCATTATGCTTTATTCTTTGAAGATCCAGATCGATTAAAAATTGAAATCGTTGCGCCGAGGTGA
- a CDS encoding LTA synthase family protein, producing the protein MNTKTKHAAIFLAISLLWLKTYIVYKVSFTLPIDHFLQEILLFLNPLSFLVLYFCFANLASPAKRRRIILRLSFIYSFILYANVVYYRFFTDFLTIPVLFQTKNVGDIGNSVYELIYITDIFFFVDLFLLAYLLKQTRWKSDHQLKTVDRRKFFLYGVAILSVHLVLAEINRPQLLTRTFDREILVKSLGTFNYHLYDIMLQSKSSMQKALASNMDAEEILRNVKKETVNNPELYGIAKGKNLIMVSLESTQNFVLNYEINGEEVTPFLNELAKSSYYFNNFYHQTGQGKTSDSEFLIDNSLYPLPRGAVFQTHPLNEYNAMPEILKSNGYYSAVFHGNNKSFWNRDVIYKTMGYDKFYSEEYYNVTDENSINYGLKDIPFFDQSMPYLKKLPQPFYARFITLTNHHPYLISEKEQWIEPYPVEDGTVSRYFTTVRYADEALRQFFEELKSSGLYENSVVVVYGDHYGISERHQEAMADVLSKATLTAFNQVELQQVPLFIHVPGKKGKQLDTVGGQIDLKPTLLHLLGIESKDDVHFGTDLFSKEHHELTVLRNGSFVTDDYIYTNETCYVKPFGAPVEEEKCKPYIEQAKEELDQSDRIIYGDLLRFLK; encoded by the coding sequence ATGAACACTAAAACAAAACACGCAGCAATCTTCCTGGCTATTTCTTTGCTTTGGTTGAAAACATATATTGTTTATAAAGTTTCATTTACGCTGCCTATCGATCATTTCCTGCAAGAAATTTTATTATTTTTAAATCCTTTAAGTTTTCTCGTACTCTATTTTTGTTTTGCTAACCTGGCTTCACCTGCTAAAAGAAGACGAATCATCTTAAGGCTCTCCTTCATTTATAGCTTTATCTTGTATGCGAACGTCGTCTATTATCGATTCTTTACCGATTTTCTTACGATCCCGGTATTGTTTCAAACAAAGAATGTTGGTGATATCGGAAACAGTGTTTATGAACTGATCTATATCACAGACATTTTCTTTTTTGTTGATCTATTTTTACTGGCTTATCTATTGAAGCAGACAAGATGGAAGTCAGATCATCAATTAAAAACAGTGGATCGGAGAAAATTTTTCTTATATGGTGTGGCTATTTTATCTGTTCATTTAGTCCTTGCAGAAATAAACCGGCCTCAGCTTTTAACTCGTACATTTGACAGAGAAATTCTTGTAAAAAGCCTAGGAACCTTCAATTACCACCTGTACGACATCATGCTCCAATCGAAGTCTTCTATGCAAAAAGCACTAGCAAGCAATATGGATGCTGAGGAAATTCTCCGGAATGTAAAAAAAGAGACCGTTAATAACCCTGAGCTCTATGGAATTGCCAAAGGAAAAAACTTAATCATGGTCTCTCTCGAATCTACGCAAAATTTTGTACTGAATTACGAAATTAACGGTGAAGAAGTTACCCCTTTCTTAAACGAACTTGCTAAATCCAGCTATTATTTTAATAATTTTTATCATCAAACAGGTCAGGGGAAGACATCCGATTCTGAGTTTTTGATCGATAATTCCTTATATCCACTGCCAAGGGGTGCTGTTTTTCAAACCCATCCATTGAACGAATATAACGCGATGCCTGAAATTTTAAAGTCAAACGGCTATTATTCTGCTGTTTTTCACGGCAACAATAAAAGCTTTTGGAACCGGGATGTTATTTATAAAACAATGGGCTATGACAAGTTTTATAGTGAGGAATACTATAACGTAACAGACGAAAACTCGATCAACTATGGACTTAAAGATATACCTTTCTTTGATCAATCCATGCCCTATTTAAAGAAGCTGCCTCAGCCTTTTTATGCTCGGTTTATTACCCTTACAAACCATCATCCTTATTTGATCAGTGAAAAGGAACAGTGGATCGAGCCCTACCCTGTAGAAGATGGAACGGTTAGCCGCTATTTTACAACCGTACGCTACGCGGACGAAGCATTGCGCCAGTTTTTTGAAGAACTGAAGAGTTCTGGATTATATGAGAATTCAGTGGTAGTCGTTTATGGAGACCATTACGGGATATCTGAACGACATCAAGAAGCGATGGCTGATGTATTGAGCAAAGCCACGCTCACAGCCTTCAATCAAGTAGAACTGCAACAAGTACCCTTATTCATTCACGTTCCAGGAAAAAAAGGCAAGCAGCTTGATACGGTCGGTGGACAGATTGATCTAAAACCTACGCTGCTACACTTACTTGGAATTGAATCTAAGGATGACGTTCATTTTGGTACAGATCTATTTTCAAAAGAACATCATGAATTAACCGTTCTCCGTAACGGCTCGTTCGTTACAGACGATTATATTTATACAAATGAGACGTGTTATGTAAAACCTTTTGGAGCACCTGTAGAAGAGGAAAAATGTAAGCCTTATATCGAACAGGCAAAAGAGGAACTCGATCAGTCAGATCGAATCATCTATGGGGATCTGCTGCGTTTTTTAAAATAA